The following coding sequences are from one Poecile atricapillus isolate bPoeAtr1 chromosome 28, bPoeAtr1.hap1, whole genome shotgun sequence window:
- the LOC131589484 gene encoding collagen alpha-2(I) chain-like, whose translation MENYDSQCPSRQRLRLAAAGANWPPAPPPFRALAQGPPRAQAQEPSGAPPALYKATQSAPAAHLTDSRLRQSAASAAEANRKARRSGECGCAGHVGSAPPISAARRGVAPAPAKYERDGPGGTGPGSGGGCAGRAGLGSAAAVRPPPPAAPAAATGRAELGVRYGPAGARGVSGGGWAAGCAGPARGNKGGAGAAAAPRDWARARPAASLAESRSGLGGEGSEIAPRSSRAAGTDTLRAPARPWALPGTGDSHGCSGHRCHGLPPSQPPNSPSRLAGCSPSLLGTLWLPGPAGSGLLWLGGVGGAPLPSLSGPGGALGLLANNHGC comes from the exons ATGGAAAACTACGACTCCCAGTGTCCCTCGCGACAGCGCCTGCGCCTCGCAGCGGCGGGCGCTAATTGGCCGCCGGCGCCGCCGCCATTTCGCGCGTTGGCTCAAGGCCC GCCTCGGGCCCAGGCGCAGGAACCCAGCGGCGCCCCGCCGGCCCTCTACAAAGCCACCCAATCAGCGCCCGCAGCGCACCTGACCGACAGCCGCCTCCGCCAATCAGCGGCTTCCGCCGCGGAGGCCAATCGGAAGGCGAGACGCAGCGGGGAGTGTGGCTGTGCGGGTCACGTGGGGAGCGCTCCGCCAATCAGCGCCGCGCGACGCGGGGTCGCCCCGGCTCCCGCCAAGTACGAGCGGGACGGGCCGGGCGGGACCGggcccgggagcggcgggggctgcgcgggccgggccggcctCGGTTCGGCCGCCGCGGTTCGGCCACCGCCGCCAGCCGCGCCGGCCGCCGCCACAGGTAGGGCCGAGCTGGGGGTGCGGTACGGCCCGGCCGGGGCGCGAGGTGTTTCCGGCGGCGGTTGGGCCGCGGGGTGCGCGGGGCCCGCCCGGGGTAACAAAGGCGGCGCCGGAGCCGCCGCTGCGCCCCGGGACTGGGCCCGGGCCCGCCCTGCGGCCTCACTCGCGGAGTCACGGAGCGGTTTGGGTGGGGAAGGATCTGAAATCGCACCCCGTTCCAGCCGTGCCGCGGGTACCGACACCCTGAGGGCTCCGGCCcggccctgggcactgccagggaccGGGGACAGCCACGGCTGCTCCGGGCACCGGTGCCACGGCCTGCCCCCCTCACAGCCGCCAAATTCCCCCTCACGTCTCGCTGggtgcagccccagcctccTGGGGACGCTGTGGCTGCCGGGACCCGCCGGCTCGGGGCTCCTTTGGCTCGGGGGTGTCGGGGGGGCCCCTCTGCCCTCCCTCAGCGGCCCTGGGGGAGCTCTTGGGCTCCTTGCGAACAACCACGGGTGTTGA
- the SH3GL1 gene encoding endophilin-A2 isoform X2 gives MSVAGLKKQFYKASQLVSEKVGGAEGTKLDDDFKEMEKKVDLTSKAVTEVLTRTIEYLQPNPASRAKLTMLNTMSKIRGQVKNPGYPQSEGLLGECMIRYGKELGEDSNFGDALLDAGESMKRLAEVKDSLDIEVKQNFIDPLQNLCDKDLKEIQHHLKKLEGRRLDFDYKKKRQGKIPDEELRQAMEKFEESKEVAETSMHNLLETDIEQVSQLSALVDAQLDYHRQAVQILDELAEKLKRRMREASSRPKREYKPKPRETYDFRDTDQSNGGFSCNPTPKVSASTSFRSDKPSRSSVRSIPPLDQPCCKALYDFEPENDGELGFKEGDIITLTNQIDENWYEGMIHGQSGFFPLNYVEVLVPLPQ, from the exons atGTCGGTGGCGGGGCTGAAGAAGCAGTTCTACAAAGCGAGCCAG CTGGTCAGCGAGAAGGTCGGAGGCGCCGAAGGGACCAAGTTAGACGATGACTTCAAGGAGATGGAAAAG AAAGTGGACCTGACCAGCAAGGCTGTGACAGAAGTACTGACCAGAACCATAGAGTACCTCCAGCCCAACCCAG CTTCCAGAGCCAAGCTCACCATGCTCAACACCATGTCCAAGATCCGCGGGCAGGTGAAGAACCCCGGCTACCCCCAGTCcgaggggctgctgggggagtGCATGATCCGCTAcgggaaggagctgggagaggattCCAACTTCG gGGACGCGCTCCTCGACGCCGGCGAGTCCATGAAACGCCTGGCAGAGGTGAAGGACTCGCTGGACATCGAAGTCAAACAAAACTTCATTGATCCCCTGCAGAACCTGTGTGACAAAGACCTGAAAGAGATCCAG CACCACCTCAAGAAGCTGGAAGGGAGGCGCCTGGACTTCGACTACAAGAAGAAGCGACAGGGCAAGATCCCCGATGAGGAGCTCCGGCAGGCCATGGAGAAGTTTGAGGAATCCAAGGAAGTGGCAGAGACCAGCATGCACAACCTGCTGGAGACGGAT ATCGAGCAGGTGAGCCAGCTGTCAGCCCTGGTGGACGCCCAGCTGGATTACCACAGGCAGGCCGTGCAGATCCTGGACGAGCTCGCCGAGAAGCTCAAGCGCAG GATGAGGGAGGCGTCGTCGCGTCCCAAGCGGGAATACAAACCCAAGCCCAGGGAGACCTACGACTTTAGGGACACCGACCAGTCCAACGGGGGCTTCTCCTGCAACCCCACCCCCAAAGTCTCAG CTTCCACCTCTTTCCGGTCGGACAAGCCGTCCCGGTCCTCCGTCAGGAGTATCC cccccctggaccagccctgctgcaaagCCCTCTACGACTTCGAGCCCGAGAACGACGGCGAGCTGGGCTTCAAGGAGGGCGACATCATCACCCTGACGAACCAGATCGACGAGAACTGGTACGAGGGGATGATCCACGGCCAGTCCGGCTTCTTCCCGCTCAACTACGTGGAAGTGCTGGTCCCGCTACCTCAGTGA
- the SH3GL1 gene encoding endophilin-A2 isoform X3: protein MSVAGLKKQFYKASQLVSEKVGGAEGTKLDDDFKEMEKKVDLTSKAVTEVLTRTIEYLQPNPASRAKLTMLNTMSKIRGQVKNPGYPQSEGLLGECMIRYGKELGEDSNFGDALLDAGESMKRLAEVKDSLDIEVKQNFIDPLQNLCDKDLKEIQHHLKKLEGRRLDFDYKKKRQGKIPDEELRQAMEKFEESKEVAETSMHNLLETDIEQVSQLSALVDAQLDYHRQAVQILDELAEKLKRRMREASSRPKREYKPKPRETYDFRDTDQSNGGFSCNPTPKVSAPLDQPCCKALYDFEPENDGELGFKEGDIITLTNQIDENWYEGMIHGQSGFFPLNYVEVLVPLPQ from the exons atGTCGGTGGCGGGGCTGAAGAAGCAGTTCTACAAAGCGAGCCAG CTGGTCAGCGAGAAGGTCGGAGGCGCCGAAGGGACCAAGTTAGACGATGACTTCAAGGAGATGGAAAAG AAAGTGGACCTGACCAGCAAGGCTGTGACAGAAGTACTGACCAGAACCATAGAGTACCTCCAGCCCAACCCAG CTTCCAGAGCCAAGCTCACCATGCTCAACACCATGTCCAAGATCCGCGGGCAGGTGAAGAACCCCGGCTACCCCCAGTCcgaggggctgctgggggagtGCATGATCCGCTAcgggaaggagctgggagaggattCCAACTTCG gGGACGCGCTCCTCGACGCCGGCGAGTCCATGAAACGCCTGGCAGAGGTGAAGGACTCGCTGGACATCGAAGTCAAACAAAACTTCATTGATCCCCTGCAGAACCTGTGTGACAAAGACCTGAAAGAGATCCAG CACCACCTCAAGAAGCTGGAAGGGAGGCGCCTGGACTTCGACTACAAGAAGAAGCGACAGGGCAAGATCCCCGATGAGGAGCTCCGGCAGGCCATGGAGAAGTTTGAGGAATCCAAGGAAGTGGCAGAGACCAGCATGCACAACCTGCTGGAGACGGAT ATCGAGCAGGTGAGCCAGCTGTCAGCCCTGGTGGACGCCCAGCTGGATTACCACAGGCAGGCCGTGCAGATCCTGGACGAGCTCGCCGAGAAGCTCAAGCGCAG GATGAGGGAGGCGTCGTCGCGTCCCAAGCGGGAATACAAACCCAAGCCCAGGGAGACCTACGACTTTAGGGACACCGACCAGTCCAACGGGGGCTTCTCCTGCAACCCCACCCCCAAAGTCTCAG cccccctggaccagccctgctgcaaagCCCTCTACGACTTCGAGCCCGAGAACGACGGCGAGCTGGGCTTCAAGGAGGGCGACATCATCACCCTGACGAACCAGATCGACGAGAACTGGTACGAGGGGATGATCCACGGCCAGTCCGGCTTCTTCCCGCTCAACTACGTGGAAGTGCTGGTCCCGCTACCTCAGTGA
- the SH3GL1 gene encoding endophilin-A2 isoform X1 yields MSVAGLKKQFYKASQLVSEKVGGAEGTKLDDDFKEMEKKVDLTSKAVTEVLTRTIEYLQPNPASRAKLTMLNTMSKIRGQVKNPGYPQSEGLLGECMIRYGKELGEDSNFGDALLDAGESMKRLAEVKDSLDIEVKQNFIDPLQNLCDKDLKEIQHHLKKLEGRRLDFDYKKKRQGKIPDEELRQAMEKFEESKEVAETSMHNLLETDIEQVSQLSALVDAQLDYHRQAVQILDELAEKLKRRMREASSRPKREYKPKPRETYDFRDTDQSNGGFSCNPTPKVSAASTSFRSDKPSRSSVRSIPPLDQPCCKALYDFEPENDGELGFKEGDIITLTNQIDENWYEGMIHGQSGFFPLNYVEVLVPLPQ; encoded by the exons atGTCGGTGGCGGGGCTGAAGAAGCAGTTCTACAAAGCGAGCCAG CTGGTCAGCGAGAAGGTCGGAGGCGCCGAAGGGACCAAGTTAGACGATGACTTCAAGGAGATGGAAAAG AAAGTGGACCTGACCAGCAAGGCTGTGACAGAAGTACTGACCAGAACCATAGAGTACCTCCAGCCCAACCCAG CTTCCAGAGCCAAGCTCACCATGCTCAACACCATGTCCAAGATCCGCGGGCAGGTGAAGAACCCCGGCTACCCCCAGTCcgaggggctgctgggggagtGCATGATCCGCTAcgggaaggagctgggagaggattCCAACTTCG gGGACGCGCTCCTCGACGCCGGCGAGTCCATGAAACGCCTGGCAGAGGTGAAGGACTCGCTGGACATCGAAGTCAAACAAAACTTCATTGATCCCCTGCAGAACCTGTGTGACAAAGACCTGAAAGAGATCCAG CACCACCTCAAGAAGCTGGAAGGGAGGCGCCTGGACTTCGACTACAAGAAGAAGCGACAGGGCAAGATCCCCGATGAGGAGCTCCGGCAGGCCATGGAGAAGTTTGAGGAATCCAAGGAAGTGGCAGAGACCAGCATGCACAACCTGCTGGAGACGGAT ATCGAGCAGGTGAGCCAGCTGTCAGCCCTGGTGGACGCCCAGCTGGATTACCACAGGCAGGCCGTGCAGATCCTGGACGAGCTCGCCGAGAAGCTCAAGCGCAG GATGAGGGAGGCGTCGTCGCGTCCCAAGCGGGAATACAAACCCAAGCCCAGGGAGACCTACGACTTTAGGGACACCGACCAGTCCAACGGGGGCTTCTCCTGCAACCCCACCCCCAAAGTCTCAG CAGCTTCCACCTCTTTCCGGTCGGACAAGCCGTCCCGGTCCTCCGTCAGGAGTATCC cccccctggaccagccctgctgcaaagCCCTCTACGACTTCGAGCCCGAGAACGACGGCGAGCTGGGCTTCAAGGAGGGCGACATCATCACCCTGACGAACCAGATCGACGAGAACTGGTACGAGGGGATGATCCACGGCCAGTCCGGCTTCTTCCCGCTCAACTACGTGGAAGTGCTGGTCCCGCTACCTCAGTGA
- the MPND gene encoding MPN domain-containing protein isoform X1 — MAALAAASPGGDECLEEDEDELEPGLDEAEAEPEVGSGAKAAGGARGAVLTRRGITLRVLLRDGLLEPGRGVLSIYYLGKKFVGDLGSDGTITWQETGQVFNSPSAWATHCKRLVNPAKKSGCGWASVRYKGQKLDQYKAAWLRKHQPNVPPPEESLASEGEEEELPEDEEEEAAREGRVPVPEPAAPKKPEERSKKQQGKNLAEPAGTDAGAAGKRLEVKPRVPVRYCSLGTRDSARNPQTLVEVTSFAAINKFQPFNVAISSNVLLLLDFHSHLTRSEVVGYLGGRWDTNTQLLTVLRAFPCRTRLGDAEAAGAVEEEICQSLFLRGLSLVGWYHSHPFGPALPSLHDIDAQMDYQLKLQGSGNGFQPCLGLICGPFYHGNPGVESKIAPFWVMPPPEQRPNDYGIPMDVEVTYIQDGFLTNDVVQEMTLLVEFYKGAPDLVKFQELWSQDQTYLDKLKTRASPTSWSRSSACSSSAGEGPGPLGRTRCLPQPGRG, encoded by the exons ATGGCAG CGCTGGCGGCCGCCTCCCCCGGCGGGGACGAGTGTctggaggaggatgaggatgagctGGAGCCGGGGCTGGACGAGGCCGAGGCCGAGCCGGAGGTCGGGAGCGGCGCGAAGGCGgcggggggggcccggggggccGTTCTGACCCGCAGGGGCATCACCCTGAGGGTCCTGCTCCGAGACGGGCTCCTGGAGCCGGGCAGGGGCGTCCTGTCCATCTATTACCTG GGCAAGAAGTTCGTGGGGGACCTGGGCTCGGACGGGACCATCACCTGGCAGGAGACGGGGCAGGTTTTCAACTCCCCGAGCGCCTGGGCCACGCACTGCAAGCGCCTGGTGAACCCCGCCAAGAAGTCGGGCTGCGGCTGGGCGTCCGTGCGCTACAAGGGCCAGAAGCTGGACCAGTACAAGGCAGCGTGGCTGCGCAAACACCAGCCCAACGTGCCACCCCCCGAGGAG AGCTTGGCCAGCGAgggcgaggaggaggagctgcccgaggatgaggaggaggaggcggcgaGGGAGGGTCGGGTGCCGGTGCCGGAGCCGGCCGCTCCCAAAAAGCCGGAGGAGAGGAGCAAGAAGCAGCAGGGCAAGAACCTGGCGGAGCCGGCGGGGACGG ATGCCGGCGCCGCGGGGAAAAGGCTGGAGGTGAAACCCCGGGTGCCCGTCCGCTACTGCAGCCTGGGCACCCGCGACTCGGCCAG GAACCCCCAGACCCTGGTGGAGGTGACGTCCTTTGCCGCCATCAACAAATTCCAGCCCTTCAACGTGGCCATCTCCAGCAACgtcctcctgctcctg gatTTCCACAGCCACCTGACGCGGAGCGAAGTGGTGGGGTACCTGGGGGGGCGCTGGGACACCAACACCCAGT TGCTGACGGTGCTCCGAGCCTTCCCGTGCCGGACCCGCCTGGGTGACGCCGAAGCCGCGGGCGctgtggaggaggag ATCTGCCAGAGCCTGTTCCTGCGGGGGCTGTCGCTGGTGGGGTGGTACCACAGCCACCCCTTCGGGCCCGCGCTGCCGTCCCTGCACGACATCGATGCGCAGATGGATTATCAGCTCAAGCTGCAGGGCAGCGGCAACGgcttccagccctgcctggggctcatCTGCG ggccCTTCTACCACGGCAACCCCGGCGTGGAGTCCAAAATCGCGCCCTTCTGGGTGATGCCGCCGCCAGAG CAACGGCCCAATGACTACGGGATCCCCATGGATGTGGAGGTCACCTACATCCAGGACGGATTCCTCACCAACGACGTCGTGCAGGAGATG ACGCTGCTGGTGGAGTTCTATAAAGGAGCCCCCGACCTGGTGAAGTTCCAGGAGCTGTGGAGCCAGGATCAGACCTACCTGGACAAGCTGAAG ACCAGAGCTTCACCCACGTCCTGGAGCAGATCTTCAGCCTGCTCAAGCTCAGCGGGTGAGGGCCCGGGGCCCCTCGGTCGGACCAGGTGCCTCCCGCAGCCCGGGCGGGGCTGA
- the MPND gene encoding MPN domain-containing protein isoform X2, producing MAALAAASPGGDECLEEDEDELEPGLDEAEAEPEVGSGAKAAGGARGAVLTRRGITLRVLLRDGLLEPGRGVLSIYYLGKKFVGDLGSDGTITWQETGQVFNSPSAWATHCKRLVNPAKKSGCGWASVRYKGQKLDQYKAAWLRKHQPNVPPPEESLASEGEEEELPEDEEEEAAREGRVPVPEPAAPKKPEERSKKQQGKNLAEPAGTDAGAAGKRLEVKPRVPVRYCSLGTRDSARNPQTLVEVTSFAAINKFQPFNVAISSNVLLLLDFHSHLTRSEVVGYLGGRWDTNTQLLTVLRAFPCRTRLGDAEAAGAVEEEICQSLFLRGLSLVGWYHSHPFGPALPSLHDIDAQMDYQLKLQGSGNGFQPCLGLICGPFYHGNPGVESKIAPFWVMPPPEQRPNDYGIPMDVEVTYIQDGFLTNDVVQEMTLLVEFYKGAPDLVKFQELWSQDQTYLDKLKGSLASRTPKDQSFTHVLEQIFSLLKLSG from the exons ATGGCAG CGCTGGCGGCCGCCTCCCCCGGCGGGGACGAGTGTctggaggaggatgaggatgagctGGAGCCGGGGCTGGACGAGGCCGAGGCCGAGCCGGAGGTCGGGAGCGGCGCGAAGGCGgcggggggggcccggggggccGTTCTGACCCGCAGGGGCATCACCCTGAGGGTCCTGCTCCGAGACGGGCTCCTGGAGCCGGGCAGGGGCGTCCTGTCCATCTATTACCTG GGCAAGAAGTTCGTGGGGGACCTGGGCTCGGACGGGACCATCACCTGGCAGGAGACGGGGCAGGTTTTCAACTCCCCGAGCGCCTGGGCCACGCACTGCAAGCGCCTGGTGAACCCCGCCAAGAAGTCGGGCTGCGGCTGGGCGTCCGTGCGCTACAAGGGCCAGAAGCTGGACCAGTACAAGGCAGCGTGGCTGCGCAAACACCAGCCCAACGTGCCACCCCCCGAGGAG AGCTTGGCCAGCGAgggcgaggaggaggagctgcccgaggatgaggaggaggaggcggcgaGGGAGGGTCGGGTGCCGGTGCCGGAGCCGGCCGCTCCCAAAAAGCCGGAGGAGAGGAGCAAGAAGCAGCAGGGCAAGAACCTGGCGGAGCCGGCGGGGACGG ATGCCGGCGCCGCGGGGAAAAGGCTGGAGGTGAAACCCCGGGTGCCCGTCCGCTACTGCAGCCTGGGCACCCGCGACTCGGCCAG GAACCCCCAGACCCTGGTGGAGGTGACGTCCTTTGCCGCCATCAACAAATTCCAGCCCTTCAACGTGGCCATCTCCAGCAACgtcctcctgctcctg gatTTCCACAGCCACCTGACGCGGAGCGAAGTGGTGGGGTACCTGGGGGGGCGCTGGGACACCAACACCCAGT TGCTGACGGTGCTCCGAGCCTTCCCGTGCCGGACCCGCCTGGGTGACGCCGAAGCCGCGGGCGctgtggaggaggag ATCTGCCAGAGCCTGTTCCTGCGGGGGCTGTCGCTGGTGGGGTGGTACCACAGCCACCCCTTCGGGCCCGCGCTGCCGTCCCTGCACGACATCGATGCGCAGATGGATTATCAGCTCAAGCTGCAGGGCAGCGGCAACGgcttccagccctgcctggggctcatCTGCG ggccCTTCTACCACGGCAACCCCGGCGTGGAGTCCAAAATCGCGCCCTTCTGGGTGATGCCGCCGCCAGAG CAACGGCCCAATGACTACGGGATCCCCATGGATGTGGAGGTCACCTACATCCAGGACGGATTCCTCACCAACGACGTCGTGCAGGAGATG ACGCTGCTGGTGGAGTTCTATAAAGGAGCCCCCGACCTGGTGAAGTTCCAGGAGCTGTGGAGCCAGGATCAGACCTACCTGGACAAGCTGAAG GGCTCCCTGGCCTCCCGCACCCCCAAAGACCAGAGCTTCACCCACGTCCTGGAGCAGATCTTCAGCCTGCTCAAGCTCAGCGGGTGA